Genomic window (Equus przewalskii isolate Varuska chromosome 12, EquPr2, whole genome shotgun sequence):
CCACCTGCAGGACCACGGGGCCACTGTCATGACAGCCTGGCTTGGGCCCCTCTCTGCCACGTTCTCCTGCCCTCAAATGTCCAGGGTGGGGAGGGATCTTCTGAGGGTCTCTCAGCTCCTTGGAGAcagccagggcaggaggaggctgtGGTGCTGACCCCCAAGGTATGTGTGTCCAGCCTCTGCTCTGCCCAGGCTCGGGGACCAGGCCAGGGGATGCCTGCCCGTCTCTTGGTGTCAGGCCCCTGGacctgggctggcccaggactCAGCAAGGCTGTGCTCGGCCCGCAGGTTCCCGAGCAGGCGCCGAACCAGGCCCACCCCAGGGAGGCGGCTCGTCGGGGTCGTCTGCACCCTCCGAGGAGATCTGGGTGCTAAGGAAGCCTTTTGCAGGTAGGTGGGGGGCCTCAGGAGGACAGGGGCGGTGGCACTTAGGCAAGGCAGCACCTGGGCTaggcagggccaggactggcTGATGATGCTCCCTCCTGCTGGCAGGTGGGGACCGCAGCGGCAGCTTGAGCAGTGTGGCTGGTGGCCGGAGCAGTGGGGGCCACACCCTGCACGCAGGCTCTGAAGGGGTCAAGGTAGGTGggtggtggcagggctggggtggcctGCGCCTGGAGCAGCACTGGCCAGCGGCCTGTCTGGGTTGCAGCTCCTGGCAACCGTGCTCTCCCAGAAGTCCGTCTCTGAGTCCAGCCCCGGGGACAGCCCCGTCAAACCTCCGGAAGGCTCCACAGGTAAGAGCGAGGACAGATGTCCACTGGCCCGGCAGGGAGGTGGCCCCTGAGCAGCCCTTGCCTCACCATGCCCTCTTGTCCCCCAGGTGTGGCCCGGTCCCAGCCTCCAGTGGCCCATGCCGGGCAAGTCTATGGGGAGCAGCCGCCCAAGAAGCTGGAGCCAGCGTCGGAGGGCAAGGTACAGGGCCCGGCCCAGCTGCAGGGAGGGGCGCCCGGGCAGCCTGCCTGGCCTGGCCACAGCACAGCCAGGGCTCTTGACAGACCAGGCCcgtccttctgtctgtctgtcagtctGTGTGTGTAGGTGTTGTCTATTGTGCAGGCTGTGTGTGTGAGCTAACGTGTCTAGGAAGTGTGACGCAGGCATAAGGTGAGTGGGGAGAGTGCGCGTGAGTGGACGGTGTGACTGCAAGCTGggcacgtgtgtgcgtgtgtggaaGGGCACGGGTGTGATTCGAGACAAGGTGTGTGGGGGTGAGGCGGGTCCTGTGTGCATGCCCCCATGTGCTGGGGAAGGTGTGAGCTGCTGGCTGAGTCCTGCACACCTCTGGGCAGAGCCCACCTTCTAGGGAGTTGGGGGGGAGCAGCGCTAAGTGGTCCTGCCTGAGGCCCCATTCCCAGAGCCCCTCCCATGGGGCCACACTGCAGGGTATTCCTGATgcaggaatggggtggggggcacGGTCAGGGAGGCCTGTGACACAGACAGCACCTGGACCCTCCTGGTGGAGATCATGGAAGGAGGCCGAAGTGCTGGACAATGCTCGAGACGGTGGCATCCAGAATCTGAGTGAGGAGGAGCGGGGCCTGGCTGCAGACGGACCAGTGGACAGCGGACCAAGTAGCTGCGTGGCCTGCAGCCGAGCAGCGAAGGAGGCACTGCAATGGCTGGGGTGCACGCCTGGAGGGCGGGTGGGCAGGCGAGCCTGCAGCGGGTGCCCTGTGTCTTCCAGAGCGCCGAGGCTGTCAGCCAGTGGCTTGCCACGTTCCAGCTGCAGCTCTACGCCCCTAACTTCATCAGCGCGGGCTATGACCTGCCCACCATCAGCCGCATGACCCCTGAGGTGAGCCACCTGCAGGCTGGACATCAGCTGTGACCCAGAGACATTAGCCTCCTGCTAATGGGCCTCTCCTCCTCCTAGGACCTCACGGCCATCGGGGTCACCAAGCCAGGCCACCGGAAGAAGATCACTGCAGAGATCAGCGGCTTGAACATCCCCGACTGGCTGCCTGAGCACAAACCCGTAAGGCCCCCTGCACCCCAGTGGCCGGGCCCAGGatgggcagacagacagacagcctgCCTCCTTGGCTACAGCCCTCATGTGTCCTCTGGGGCTCCAGGGAGTGGAGAGCAGAGGATAGCCCCCCAGCAGTGACCTGCCTGGATGGCTTCTGTTGGTCTGTCACAGGCACTGGGGCCAGCCTCCCTGGGACAGGGGTGACAGCCTCTGAGCTGAAAGGGAGAGGGGAACCTGAAGCCAGGAGAGTCCCCCTCTCCACTACATGCTCCTGCAAAGACCCCCTCCACACTCAGGCAGTCACAAAGGGACCCCACAGCACTGCCATTGCAAGCCACCCAGAGACGGAAGGGGGGCCTGCGTTGATGGGTGTGCTTGCACACACCCAGGCACATGTGTGGGGAagatgtatgtgcatgtgtgtgctttgTGTATACAGACAGCACGTGTGCACTAAATACATTCAAGGTGCCCATTGAGGAGTGCATGCGCACACCCACATGCTCAACTGCACTTGCCAGCTGTGCTGACAGCTGACACCCACACCAACCTGGGGCCCGTGCTGTTACTAACAGGCACCCACATGGTAGGATAGGTCCTGGGCCAGGGGAAGGTGGGCCTGGGGCCTGTCCCATCCATgctacctctctgagcctcacattGAGCTTCGGGCTTCCATTCATTGATGGGGGAGAGGCCATGGCCACCAGAAGcccccagagccctgggctggtgACAGACAGTTCCATGCTCATCCGCCCTGCCTTGCCCCACACAGTCAGTGGCTCAGGGGCCTTCCAGTAAGCACAGCTGGGTCCCCTAGACCTCACTTTGCTCTGCACCCAGGGGGTGACCGAGTGTGCTGCGTGTTAGTGTGTGAGTGACGTCCAGCTGCGAGTGTGGACAGGTGGATGCCGTTCATGGAgcgaccaagtggttctgggtgAAGACCCTTGTGGATATTTGCACGCATGTGTGATGTGGCCATGTGATAACGGCCTGATGCGGGCAGGGAAATGGTGAGAGGGCGTGTGACATGGAGGGGTGTCAGTGCCTGTGTACGGCTGAGACGCagggtgtgtgtgtacatgtatctGGTTGGTGgcactgtgtgtctgtgtccatgaCGTGCAGGATGTGTCCCCATGGGTGCCTGGGCAAGCACAGAAGTGCGTTCTTCCTCCTCCCGTAAATGGTGTCCTGAAGACAGGGTCACtccgtgtgtatgtgtgtgcgtgtgttcgCATGTGCGTGTCAGCTGGCCTCAGGCTCCAGTTGAGGCTGCGCTGTCTCCAAAGCTGATACTTCTGGCCTGTCCATTtgtccttctgtctgtctgtgctGGGCCGGCCCGGTGTCCCCTCCCCCAACGCTCTGAGTAGTGGGCAGGATGTGGGCAGCCAGCGTGTGCTGCCCTCTGCATCCCCTGCTCCATAGGCTAACCTGGCCATGTGGCTGTCCATGATCGGCCTGGCCCAGTACTACAAGGTGCTGGTGGACAACGGCTACGAGAACATCGACTTCATCACCGACATCACCTGGGAGGACCTGCAGGAGATCGGCATCACCAAGCTGGGTGAGGCCCCCGCCCTGGGCCCCTCTGCCTCCTATTGTTGACATCCTCCCTAGTCTGACCTGTCCTGTGTCTCACTCAGGACACCAAAAAAAGCTGATGTTGGCTGTGAGGAAACTGGCTGAGCTGCAGAAAGCAGAGTATGCTAAATATGAGGGGGGACCCCTGCGCCGGAAGGCACCCCAGTCTCTTGAAGTGATGGCCATTGAGTCGCCACCCGCGCCTGAGCCTGCCCCGGCTGACTGCCAGTCTCCTAAGATGACCACCTTCCAGGACAGTGAGCTCAGTGGCGAGCTGCAGGCTGCCATGACTGGCCCTGCTGAGGGGGCTGCTGCCACCGCTGCCACTGCTGAGAAGCCCTCCAACCACCTGCCGCCCACCCCAAGGGCCTCCATGCGGCAGGAGCCCAGCCTGGGCGGGCGGGCACGGCACATGAGCAGCTCTCAGGAGCTGCTGGGCGATGGGCCCCCCGGGCCTGGCAGCCCCATGTCACGAAGCCAGGAATACCTGCTGGATgacgggccagcccctggaacccCACCCAAGGAGGCCCGGCCGAGCCGCCATGGCCATAGCGTCAAGCGGGCCAGTGTGCCCCCAGTGCCTGGAAAGCCACGGCAGGTCCTTCCACCAGGTGCCAGCCACTTCACACCCCCTCAGACGCCCACGAAAGCCCGGCCagcctccccccaggccctggggggaCCTCATggtccagccccagccacagCCAAGGTGAAGCCCACCCCACAGCTGCTGCCACCAACAGAGCGACCCATGTCACCCCGCTCACTGCCTCAGTCACCCACACACCGCGGCTTTGCCTACGTGCTGCCCCAGCCTGTGGAGGGCGAGGCAGGGCCAGCTGCTCCGGGGCCTGTGCCCGTGCCCACGCTGTGCCTGCCCCCCGAGGCCGACGTGGAGCCGGAGCGGCCCAAGAAGCGCGCCCACAGCCTGAACCGCTACGCAGCATCTGACAGCGAGCCAGAGCGGGACGAGCTGCTGGTGCTGGCTGCCGGAGGGCCCTATGCCACAGTCCAGAGACGTGTGGGCCGCAGCCACTCGGTACGAGCACCCGCCGGTGCCGACAAGAACGTCAACCGCAGCCAGTCATTCGCTGTGCGGCCTCGAAAGAAAgggcccccgccgcccccgcccaaGCGCTCCAGCTCAGCCATGGCCAGTGCCAACCTGGCTGATGAGTCGGTGCCAGATGCTGAGACTGAGGGGGCTGCACCTGAGGACGGCCGGCTGGGGGTCCGGGCACAGCGCCGGCGGGCTAGCGACCTGGCAGGCAGCGTGGACACAGGCAGTGCCGGCAGTGTGAAGAGCATCGCAGCCATGCTTGAGCTGTCATCCATTGGGGGTGGGGGCCGAGTAGCCCGCAGGCCCCCGGAGGGCCACCCCACGCCTCGCCCTGCCAGCCCAGAGCCAGGCCGGGTGGCCACGGTGCTGGCCTCAGTGAAGCACAAGGAGGCCATTGGGCCTGACGGTGAGGTGGTCAACCGGCGCCGCACGCTCAGTGGGCCTGTCACAGGACTTCTGGCCACTGCCCGCCGGGGCCCTGGGGAGCCGGCGGGGCCTGCAGATCATGGCCACCTTGTAGAGGATGGCGCTGCCCGGCAGCGGCCTCGAGGTCCAGCCAAGGGTGAGGCAAGCGGGGAGGGCCCGCCTCTGGCCAGGGTAGAGGCCAGCGCCACCCTCAAGAGGCGCATCCGAGCCAAGCAGAATCAGCAGGAGAGCATCAAGTTCATCCTGACTGAGTCCGACACAGTCAAGCGCCGGCCCAAGGCCAAGGAGCGGGAGGCAGGTCCCGAGCTGCCCCCACCGCTGTCTGTGTACCAGAATGGCACAGGCACTGTGCGCCGCCGACCTGCCTCAGAGCAGGCCGGGCCCCCGGAGCtgcccccaccgcccccacctGCTGAGCCACCCCCCTCCGACCTGATGCACCTGCCCCCGCTGCCCCCACCCGACAATGATGCCCGGAAACCGGCCAAGCCGCCTGTCTCTCCCAAGCCTGTCCTGGCTCAGCCTGTGTCCAAGATCCAGGGCTCGCCCACACCTGCCTCCAAGAAGGTGCCGCTGCCAGGCCCCAGCAGCCCAGGTAGGTGCAGGGAACCAGCTGGGGAAgggccccaccccacctccccatccaTGGTCTGGGGGCTTTCCTCTTCTTGGATTTGATGAAGGCCACATGGAGTGAGGTGGGAAAGTGTCCCCAGACTCTCTCATCCATCAATCCATCAGACAACTCTTCTagcccagagctgggaggatGGTGGATGGTCCTCAGGTTGCTCAGTGAAAGAGGCACAGAAACCCACAAATAGTAGCACCTGTGGAGGGAGGACTCTGACCCGGCTGGAGAGTGACCCCAGCACAGAAGGGGGGAAGAGACTTCCAGGCAGAAGGATCagaggtgcaaaggccctgtggcattGAAGCAACAGAAGGGTCAGTGGCTGCAGCACGCCGCACCTGGAAGGAGATGGAAGTCTCCTTCCGGGCAGGGCTTGGAAGCAGTGAAGCCAGCAGGTTTGCACGGGGAAGAGCGCCTCCTAGCGGCTGCGGGGAAGCTGGGTCAGAGGGGTAGCGGAGGGCCGGGGCCGGGACCCGCAGGGCAGAGGGCAGTATCTCCTCTCCCCGGCGCCGAGGCGGGGCGCTGCCGCAGGGCCTCTGCCGGGAAAGGCAGCGCGCGCCCAGAGCAGCCTTCCGCCCCGGTGCGAGCCGCCTCCTCCCCGCAGAGGTGAAGCGCGCCCACGGCACGCCGCCGCCCGTGTCTCCcaagccgccgccgccgcccacgGCGCCCAAGCCGGCCAAGGCCGCGGCAGGGCTGCAGTCGGGCAGCGCCAGCCCGTCACCTGCGCCTTCGCCGGCGCGCCAGCCGCCCGCCGCCCTCGCCAAGCCGGCCAGCACGCCGCCCTCGCTGAGCGCCAGCCCCGCCAAGCCCCCGTCGCCCGGCGCGCCCGTGCTGCACGTGCCCGCCAagccgccccgcgccgccgctgccgccgccgccggaCCCCCCGCCGCGGCCGACGGCGCCTCGCCCGGCGACAGCGCCCgacagaagctggaggagacGAGCGCGTGCCTCGCGGCGGCGCTGCAAGCTGTAGAAGAGAAGATCCGGCAGGAGGACGCGCAGGGCCAGCGGTAGGCACCTGGCGGGGTCTGCGCGCCGCCTCGGCCCGTGCACACTCGGAGGCTGCCGTGCGCGGGCTGGGGACAAGTCCTGCTGGGAGGGGCGTGGTCTGGAGCCGTGCTGAGCACGGGGGGGCGTGGCCGACGTCGTGGGGCGGGCGCTGGCCACGCCCTTTTGCTCTGTGGGGCGTCGAGGCGTGGCCTCCgccaggggcgggggcgggcggggccgggcggggccgggggcgggcgggGCCAGGCGGGGGGTGCGTGCCGGCTCCGCCCGCTCACGCCgcgccgcccccagccccgcggCGGCCGAGGAGAAGAGCACCGGCAGCATCCTGGACGACATCGGCAGCATGTTCGACGACCTGGCCGACCAGCTGGACGCCATGCTGGAGTGACGCGGCCGCACATGGCGGGCCCACCCGCGCCGCCCGGGCTCCGGCCCGCACACTGACCTTTACCTCAGGATGGGCACCTCTGGGCAGGGCGCCAGCGGGCAGGGCGGACCGGGGGCGGCCGCGGGCACGAGGCGGGGCGGGCCAAGCTGCCCAGCCCCTGCACAAGCACAACTCCTGCCCCTGGGCCAGGCCGCTGAGGCCAGACGCCCAGCCTGGAGGACTGCCTGGCCGGGAGACCCAAGGGCTCTGGGCAGATGCTGCTGCCCCGCAGGTGCCCGTCCCTGTCTGCTGCTCCCTGTGCAATAACTGCTGGGCCACCCGCCCACCCGCCGCCAGGCTCTGCCTgctgtgggtggaggaggggcggCCCCCGGcctccctgccctgggtccaGGCTGGGCCCACCCTGGGAGGTGGCGGGAGGGGGGCACCAATGTAGCCCCCTCCCCAATCTGTGGCAGAGCACAGGCCTATGCCCAGCACAGAACTGCCCAGTGGGGACCTGTCAGCCGCTCCGGCGCAGCAcaaggggctggggctggggtcaggcCCCCTGCCCCACTGTACCCCCCAGAATATAAGCTATCGAGAGTATTAATTTATTGGGAATGAGCTAAGGCAGATTcccccagagaaacaaaaaaggtataactttaacaaatatatatttaaagaaagaaaaaatattattgattCTATAGAAAACCATTTACCAACTGCAAGGACACTGGAGTCTAGCTCAAGACAAAAGCTGTTAGAGGCCCCggctctctgtctgtctgtccgtccttccctctctccattcAGGAATGGCCAGACCCCTGGCCCAGTAGCACAAACAGGAGGCTGGGGTCCGCGGAGGGGTCCGTGCTCCGCCAGGGCCTCCCCGCTGCTCTCTCCTAACTTTCTGCATCTGAAGAACTCGAAGGATGTGCCTTGCTTGCTGCTGGGCTGTGTCCTCCACGCCCTGGAGATGGTGGGGGGGGCTCCCTCCACTCCTGGGGTGGCTGGGCTTCAGGGGAGCTGTGCACACAGCATGGTGAACGTGGCTGTGTCAGCTGGGTGACAGCAGTGGGTAGGGTGCGTGCATGCCAGGCTGGGTGTGGCGAGTCCGAGGGTGTGCctgaccctccctccccagggcctcaACCTGGCCCTGCCCAGGCAGCCCGCCCACCCCCACTCAAGTTCCCACGGACGCTTCTGCTCGTGGTCCAAGGCCGTGTTGTGTGGTCCTTCTcgccctctctcttttcctctctctccccccactTCCAAAAAGTACTGACTGGCCTCCTCTGTTGTGTTTGCTGATCCACTTGTGTTGGGCACAACTttgacatttcttaaaaaaagaaagaattaaaaaaatgccGAAAACCAGCGATTGTGATACGGGCAGGTGGAGGGGGCCGACCAAGGTGGTATCTGGGCATGTGGGGCCTCTTCTAGCTGTCAAGCCCTGATGCTTCCCCGAGAGTGGACGTGCCTGGCCCTCCGCCTGGCCTCTCCTCAGTGGGCAGCCAAGGCTGGGCTtgaggaggcggggagggggtTCCGGGCAGGGAGCTACTGTCGGCTGTCAATAAACAGCAGAAAATGAAGCTGCCTGGCTCGCTTTTTGGGGGCGTGTGTgttgggaagagaaggaggccAGCCTGTTTctggcagggaagggaaggcacaGGGAAGGCCACGTCCTGGGGTCAAAAAAAGGAGCCCCTTTGTGGCCCCTGCCTAGTCTCCCTCCCACTGGCTGCTGATGCCTGTGCACACCAACAATCTCAGGCGGCCTCTCCCTTACCCTGAGGACTGTCCCCACTCACATTCACAGTCTGTGCAGCTTTTATTTCAATCAGGAAGTAATCAAATCTATATACAGtctaaaaacagtagaaaaggtGAGTAAAAAGGCCTGCAGTCCGTCTGGAGTGTGAATTGAGGTGGGCCGGGCGAGCTTCGTACCTGGCACCCAGAGAGGGGCTGGGCGCTATCCTGGTAGGGACAGTGATGGGGCCAGAGGGAGGCTGACTAGGCGCAGGGCAGGCAGAGAGCCCGAGGCCACCCGTGTGGCCAGCCTGGCGTGGACAGGCCTAGGGCGGGCCCAGCGGAAGCCAAGACCCGCATGCACGTGTCAGCAAGTCCAAACCTGCAGAGGAAGGGCTCTGTTTCAGGGTCCCCTTTTGGTCATCCCCACCCAACACCACCTGCCGTCCATACCTGCCCTGTCACCTGTCCAGGGGCACTCGCTCCTCAGTCCCCACCCCCTTTAGTTCCATGTTTGCACCCCCTTTAGATGGCCTGAGCCAAGGCACTGACCTTCACAGTGCTGTCCACAGCCCCTGAGAAGAGCCGGCCCCGGGACACAGCCAGCGCAGTCACACTGCCCTGGTGACGCAGAAGGGTCTGCGTGCAGATCATGTTGTCCATACTCCAGACCTAGGGGGCACACAGGATGTGAAGGACTAACCCCACTTGCAGCCACAGTCTGCCCAGGCCCAGCCACCTGCCCTGAGCTTCCCGCCATCGATAAGCCAGCACGCACCCTGAGGGATCGGTCATAGGATGCACTGAAGACTTTGGTCTGGTCTGGTGTCGAGATGACGGCCAGGGCATACACGGTGCC
Coding sequences:
- the CASKIN1 gene encoding caskin-1 isoform X1; the encoded protein is MGKEQELVQAVKAEDVGTAQRLLQRPRPGKAKLLGSTKKINVNFQDPDGFSALHHAALNGNTELITLLLEAQAAVDIKDNKGMRPLHYAAWQGRKEPMKLVLKAGSAVNIPSDEGHIPLHLAAQHGHYDVSEMLLQHQSNPCMVDNSGKTPLDLACEFGRVGVVQLLLSSNMCAALLEPRPGDTTDPNGTSPLHLAAKNGHIDIIRLLLQAGIDINRQTKSGTALHEAALCGKTEVVRLLLDNGINAHVRNTYSQTALDIVHQFTTSQASKEIKQLLREASAALQVRATKDYCNNYDLTSLNVKAGDIITVLEQHPDGRWKGCIHDNRTGNDRVGYFPSSLGEAIVKRAGSRAGAEPGPPQGGGSSGSSAPSEEIWVLRKPFAGGDRSGSLSSVAGGRSSGGHTLHAGSEGVKLLATVLSQKSVSESSPGDSPVKPPEGSTGVARSQPPVAHAGQVYGEQPPKKLEPASEGKANLAMWLSMIGLAQYYKVLVDNGYENIDFITDITWEDLQEIGITKLGHQKKLMLAVRKLAELQKAEYAKYEGGPLRRKAPQSLEVMAIESPPAPEPAPADCQSPKMTTFQDSELSGELQAAMTGPAEGAAATAATAEKPSNHLPPTPRASMRQEPSLGGRARHMSSSQELLGDGPPGPGSPMSRSQEYLLDDGPAPGTPPKEARPSRHGHSVKRASVPPVPGKPRQVLPPGASHFTPPQTPTKARPASPQALGGPHGPAPATAKVKPTPQLLPPTERPMSPRSLPQSPTHRGFAYVLPQPVEGEAGPAAPGPVPVPTLCLPPEADVEPERPKKRAHSLNRYAASDSEPERDELLVLAAGGPYATVQRRVGRSHSVRAPAGADKNVNRSQSFAVRPRKKGPPPPPPKRSSSAMASANLADESVPDAETEGAAPEDGRLGVRAQRRRASDLAGSVDTGSAGSVKSIAAMLELSSIGGGGRVARRPPEGHPTPRPASPEPGRVATVLASVKHKEAIGPDGEVVNRRRTLSGPVTGLLATARRGPGEPAGPADHGHLVEDGAARQRPRGPAKGEASGEGPPLARVEASATLKRRIRAKQNQQESIKFILTESDTVKRRPKAKEREAGPELPPPLSVYQNGTGTVRRRPASEQAGPPELPPPPPPAEPPPSDLMHLPPLPPPDNDARKPAKPPVSPKPVLAQPVSKIQGSPTPASKKVPLPGPSSPEVKRAHGTPPPVSPKPPPPPTAPKPAKAAAGLQSGSASPSPAPSPARQPPAALAKPASTPPSLSASPAKPPSPGAPVLHVPAKPPRAAAAAAAGPPAAADGASPGDSARQKLEETSACLAAALQAVEEKIRQEDAQGQRPAAAEEKSTGSILDDIGSMFDDLADQLDAMLE
- the CASKIN1 gene encoding caskin-1 isoform X3 codes for the protein MGKEQELVQAVKAEDVGTAQRLLQRPRPGKAKLLGSTKKINVNFQDPDGFSALHHAALNGNTELITLLLEAQAAVDIKDNKGMRPLHYAAWQGRKEPMKLVLKAGSAVNIPSDEGHIPLHLAAQHGHYDVSEMLLQHQSNPCMVDNSGKTPLDLACEFGRVGVVQLLLSSNMCAALLEPRPGDTTDPNGTSPLHLAAKNGHIDIIRLLLQAGIDINRQTKSGTALHEAALCGKTEVVRLLLDNGINAHVRNTYSQTALDIVHQFTTSQASKEIKQLLREASAALQVRATKDYCNNYDLTSLNVKAGDIITVLEQHPDGRWKGCIHDNRTGNDRVGYFPSSLGEAIVKRAGSRAGAEPGPPQGGGSSGSSAPSEEIWVLRKPFAGGDRSGSLSSVAGGRSSGGHTLHAGSEGVKLLATVLSQKSVSESSPGDSPVKPPEGSTGVARSQPPVAHAGQVYGEQPPKKLEPASEGKSAEAVSQWLATFQLQLYAPNFISAGYDLPTISRMTPEDLTAIGVTKPGHRKKITAEISGLNIPDWLPEHKPANLAMWLSMIGLAQYYKVLVDNGYENIDFITDITWEDLQEIGITKLGHQKKLMLAVRKLAELQKAEYAKYEGGPLRRKAPQSLEVMAIESPPAPEPAPADCQSPKMTTFQDSELSGELQAAMTGPAEGAAATAATAEKPSNHLPPTPRASMRQEPSLGGRARHMSSSQELLGDGPPGPGSPMSRSQEYLLDDGPAPGTPPKEARPSRHGHSVKRASVPPVPGKPRQVLPPGASHFTPPQTPTKARPASPQALGGPHGPAPATAKVKPTPQLLPPTERPMSPRSLPQSPTHRGFAYVLPQPVEGEAGPAAPGPVPVPTLCLPPEADVEPERPKKRAHSLNRYAASDSEPERDELLVLAAGGPYATVQRRVGRSHSVRAPAGADKNVNRSQSFAVRPRKKGPPPPPPKRSSSAMASANLADESVPDAETEGAAPEDGRLGVRAQRRRASDLAGSVDTGSAGSVKSIAAMLELSSIGGGGRVARRPPEGHPTPRPASPEPGRVATVLASVKHKEAIGPDGEVVNRRRTLSGPVTGLLATARRGPGEPAGPADHGHLVEDGAARQRPRGPAKGEASGEGPPLARVEASATLKRRIRAKQNQQESIKFILTESDTVKRRPKAKEREAGPELPPPLSVYQNGTGTVRRRPASEQAGPPELPPPPPPAEPPPSDLMHLPPLPPPDNDARKPAKPPVSPKPVLAQPVSKIQGSPTPASKKVPLPGPSSPEVKRAHGTPPPVSPKPPPPPTAPKPAKAAAGLQSGSASPSPAPSPARQPPAALAKPASTPPSLSASPAKPPSPGAPVLHVPAKPPRAAAAAAAGPPAAADGASPGDSARQKLEETSACLAAALQAVEEKIRQEDAQGQRPAAAEEKSTGSILDDIGSMFDDLADQLDAMLE
- the CASKIN1 gene encoding caskin-1 isoform X2, giving the protein MRPLHYAAWQGRKEPMKLVLKAGSAVNIPSDEGHIPLHLAAQHGHYDVSEMLLQHQSNPCMVDNSGKTPLDLACEFGRVGVVQLLLSSNMCAALLEPRPGDTTDPNGTSPLHLAAKNGHIDIIRLLLQAGIDINRQTKSGTALHEAALCGKTEVVRLLLDNGINAHVRNTYSQTALDIVHQFTTSQASKEIKQLLREASAALQVRATKDYCNNYDLTSLNVKAGDIITVLEQHPDGRWKGCIHDNRTGNDRVGYFPSSLGEAIVKRAGSRAGAEPGPPQGGGSSGSSAPSEEIWVLRKPFAGGDRSGSLSSVAGGRSSGGHTLHAGSEGVKLLATVLSQKSVSESSPGDSPVKPPEGSTGVARSQPPVAHAGQVYGEQPPKKLEPASEGKSAEAVSQWLATFQLQLYAPNFISAGYDLPTISRMTPEDLTAIGVTKPGHRKKITAEISGLNIPDWLPEHKPANLAMWLSMIGLAQYYKVLVDNGYENIDFITDITWEDLQEIGITKLGHQKKLMLAVRKLAELQKAEYAKYEGGPLRRKAPQSLEVMAIESPPAPEPAPADCQSPKMTTFQDSELSGELQAAMTGPAEGAAATAATAEKPSNHLPPTPRASMRQEPSLGGRARHMSSSQELLGDGPPGPGSPMSRSQEYLLDDGPAPGTPPKEARPSRHGHSVKRASVPPVPGKPRQVLPPGASHFTPPQTPTKARPASPQALGGPHGPAPATAKVKPTPQLLPPTERPMSPRSLPQSPTHRGFAYVLPQPVEGEAGPAAPGPVPVPTLCLPPEADVEPERPKKRAHSLNRYAASDSEPERDELLVLAAGGPYATVQRRVGRSHSVRAPAGADKNVNRSQSFAVRPRKKGPPPPPPKRSSSAMASANLADESVPDAETEGAAPEDGRLGVRAQRRRASDLAGSVDTGSAGSVKSIAAMLELSSIGGGGRVARRPPEGHPTPRPASPEPGRVATVLASVKHKEAIGPDGEVVNRRRTLSGPVTGLLATARRGPGEPAGPADHGHLVEDGAARQRPRGPAKGEASGEGPPLARVEASATLKRRIRAKQNQQESIKFILTESDTVKRRPKAKEREAGPELPPPLSVYQNGTGTVRRRPASEQAGPPELPPPPPPAEPPPSDLMHLPPLPPPDNDARKPAKPPVSPKPVLAQPVSKIQGSPTPASKKVPLPGPSSPEVKRAHGTPPPVSPKPPPPPTAPKPAKAAAGLQSGSASPSPAPSPARQPPAALAKPASTPPSLSASPAKPPSPGAPVLHVPAKPPRAAAAAAAGPPAAADGASPGDSARQKLEETSACLAAALQAVEEKIRQEDAQGQRPAAAEEKSTGSILDDIGSMFDDLADQLDAMLE